CCTCCGCCCCCGAGAGGAAGTACTTCCGCCGCCGGTGGAGATCTCTCGTCACCACGCCATCCGCCCTCGCCTCCAGGGCCGCCTCGATCCCGGCGATGTCGCCGGCGGCCCCCCGCCCCGGCAGGTTCAAGAGCTCGATCAGCTGGAGGATGACCCCGCGGTCCCGGGCGAAATCTACCATCTCCCAGACCTCCCCCTCGTTCTCCCTCAGGACGACGACGTTCACCTTGACGGGGAGGAGCCCCGCCCCGAGGGCGGCGTCGATCCCCTCCAGGACCCGCCGGTGGTCCGCCGCCGTACCGCCGGTGATCCCCGCGTAGACGGCGGGGCGGAGGGAGTCGAGGCTGACGTTCACCCTGGCAAGCCCCGCCTCCGCAAGAGACCTCGCCCTCGCGGCGAGGAGAACGCCGTTGGTGGTGAGGGAGACCTCGACCCCCTCCGGGGTCCTCTCCAGGATCGACTCGAGGTCGCCCCGGAGGAGGGGCTCGCCCCCCGTCAGCTTCACCCTCCGGATCCCGAGGTCTGCCCCGGCGGAGATCACCTTCACGATCTCGTCGGCCGAGATCTCTCGCCCCCGGCCGCCCACCAACTCCCCCTCGTGGTGGCAGTAGAGGCAGGCGAGGTTGCACCGGGGGGTGACGGCTATCCTCAGCCCCGTCACCCTCCTGCCGAAGGGGTCTGCGAGGGTCATCAGAGGGGCATGGAGGGGTATGGTATTTAGATTTCGGATCGGAAGGCTTATGGCCACGTAAACCTTTGTGAGCAGAGATGGTTTACGATCCCTGGACGACGGGGCTTCTCCTGGCGGGATACCTCCTGGCGATGACGGCCGTCGGCGCCGCGGCGGCGAGGCGGTCTAAGACCGTGGAGGGGTTCTTCCTCGCCGAGAGGGGGCTTGGGCCCGCCATCCTCACCGCCACCCTCACCGCCACCATCCTCGGCGCCTCCTCGACCCTGGGGATGGCGGGGCTCGGCTTCCGCGAGGGGCTGACGGGGGCCTGGTGGCTCCTATCGGGGACGGCAGGGCTCCTCATCCTATCCTTCTTTTTGGCGGAGAGGGTGAGGGCGACGGGCTGCTTCACCCTCCCGGAGCTCTTGGGGGCGACCTACGACCGACGGGTCCGGCTGGCCGCCTCCGCCCTCATCCTCGTCTCCTGGGTGGGGGTGATCGCGGCCCAGATCGTCGCATCCGGAAAGCTCCTGGGCATCCTCTTCGGCCCCCGGCAGGAGGCCTTCATGGTCGCCGCCGCCCTCGTCTTCGTCGGCTACACCGCCCTGGGAGGGCAGCGGTCGATCGTCAAGACCGACGCCCTCCAGCTTCTCGTCCTCCTTCTGGGGCTTGCCCTGGTATCCTGGAGGGCTCTGCAGCTCGCCGGCCCCGACCTCCTGGCGGGGGAGTCCTTCCCGACCTCGGAGGCGAGGGGGTGGCCGGAGGTGGCGGGCCTCGTCCTCGTCGTCGGCTCCGCCTACCTGGCGGGGCCCGACATCTACTCCCGCCTCCTCTCCGCCTCCGATCCGGGGACGGCGAGGAGGGCGGCCCTCGCCGCCGCCGTCATCCTCGTCCCCATCGCCTTCGTCATCACCGCCCTCGGTATCGCCGCAAGAGCCCTCTACCCCGCCATCCTTCCGGAGGAGGCCCTCCCCGTCCTGATGGCGGAGACCCTCTCCCCCCTGGGGGCGGGGATCGTCGCCGCCGCCCTCCTCTCCGCCCTCATCTCCTCGGCGGACACCACCCTCCTGACGGCGACCTCGATCCTCGCCCTCGACCTCTTCGGTGCAGCGAAGCCCGACGCCTCCGCCGGGGAGATCCTCTGGGTCTCCAGGGCGGGCTGCCTTCTGATCGGTGGGGTGGCCCTCCTCTCCGCCCTCCGCCTCCCGGAGATCATATCCAACCTCCTCGCCGCCTATACCGTCTTCGCCGGGGGGCTGATCGTCCCCCTGGTGGCGGGGTTTGAGAGGGAAAGGCTCAGGCTGACGCCATCGGGAGCCCTCGCCGGTCTCCTCGGCGGGGGGACGGTCGCCCTCCTCTTCGGCGGGAGGTGGCCCCTCCTGGGGATGGCGACGAGCGCCGTCCTCTTATTTGCCGTCAGCTGGCTCCTCCCTCAGTCCAAGAGGCTCATCAGGGGGTAGTCGGCCTGGGGATCGTACTCCAGCCTCGCCCTCACCCTCGCCCCGTGGCGGTCTATCTCCACCTCGGCCCGGAGCATCTTTCCGGCGAGCTCCCCGTAGCCGAAGACGTTCCTTCCGAGCATCTGGCGGTCGATCTCCACCGAGACGGACCTGACGAAGGGCTGGAGGGATATCGACTCCTCCATCGCCACCTCCAGGCTCTCCGCCGTCTCGGCGGAGACGGGCGACCCCACGAACTGGTGGTACAGCGCCCCCAGCTTTATCCCCGCCTCGAAGGCGGCCGCTTCCCTCTCCGTCGGCATATCTCCATCACCACCGGTGATCCGAGATATCCGGCCAGGGCTAAAAATACGATCCCGGCAGAGAGGCGGACCGCCCCGAGGGCCCAGGCGGCGGCGGCGGCCGCCCCCAACCCCAGGACGGGGGGAAAGAGCCTCGGGTCCCTGAACTTGGGGTAGGGGACGGAGCTGATCATCAGAAGGGAGGTGGCGAAGAGGATGAGGGCGGTGGGGAGGGGGCCGGCGAGGAGGACCGCCGCCGCCACCATCCCTCCGGCCCCGGGGATCGGCATCCCCTCGAAGGCGAGAAGCCTCGGCGATAGGTTGAACCTCGCCAGGCGGAGGATGCCGCAGGCGAGGTAAAAGGCGCCCAGCGCCCCCCAGCCGGGGGCGGAGGCCGCCCCGAAGGCGGACCAGGCGAGGAAGGCGGGGGCGGCCCCGAAGGAGACGAGGTCGGCCAGGGAGTCGATCTGGGTCCCCAGGGGGCCGTCGCCGACTTTTCGGGCGAGGAGGCCGTCGAGGCCGTCGGCGGCGACGGCCAGGAAGATGAGGGCCGCCGAGAGCTCGAGCCTTCCGGCCGCCGCCATCAGGAGGGAGGAGAAGCCCAGGGAGGCGTTGAGGATCGATACCAGGTCCGGCAGGCGGAGGAGGCGGATGATGCCGGTCATCTCTCCCTCACGGCGACGACCGTCTCCCCGGCCCGGACCCTCTCCCCCTCGGCTACCAGGAGGCGGTAGCCGGAGGGGATCGATAGCTCCACCCGGGACCCGAACCTGATCATCCCCACCCGCTCCCCCCGCTCTACCAGGTCCCCGGGGCGGACGTAGCAGACGATCCTCCGGACGAGGACGCCGGTGATCTGGGTCAGCCTCACCTCCCCGGCGGGGGTGTCGATGACTATCAGGTTCCTCTCGTTCTCCGAGGACGACCGGAGGAAGGCCGGCCGGTGGGGGCCGTCGGAGTGCTCGACCCTCTCCACCCTCCCCGCCAGGGGGGACC
The sequence above is drawn from the Methanothrix harundinacea 6Ac genome and encodes:
- a CDS encoding sodium:solute symporter family protein, translating into MVYDPWTTGLLLAGYLLAMTAVGAAAARRSKTVEGFFLAERGLGPAILTATLTATILGASSTLGMAGLGFREGLTGAWWLLSGTAGLLILSFFLAERVRATGCFTLPELLGATYDRRVRLAASALILVSWVGVIAAQIVASGKLLGILFGPRQEAFMVAAALVFVGYTALGGQRSIVKTDALQLLVLLLGLALVSWRALQLAGPDLLAGESFPTSEARGWPEVAGLVLVVGSAYLAGPDIYSRLLSASDPGTARRAALAAAVILVPIAFVITALGIAARALYPAILPEEALPVLMAETLSPLGAGIVAAALLSALISSADTTLLTATSILALDLFGAAKPDASAGEILWVSRAGCLLIGGVALLSALRLPEIISNLLAAYTVFAGGLIVPLVAGFERERLRLTPSGALAGLLGGGTVALLFGGRWPLLGMATSAVLLFAVSWLLPQSKRLIRG
- a CDS encoding phosphatidylserine decarboxylase, encoding MRLARGSGTWVGAPLLASALLAVLGSWPLSGAALVLSMAIALFHRDPERTPRGEGVVSPADGRVMEASPGRLAIFMNHHNVHVNRSPLAGRVERVEHSDGPHRPAFLRSSSENERNLIVIDTPAGEVRLTQITGVLVRRIVCYVRPGDLVERGERVGMIRFGSRVELSIPSGYRLLVAEGERVRAGETVVAVRER
- the moaA gene encoding GTP 3',8-cyclase MoaA, yielding MTLADPFGRRVTGLRIAVTPRCNLACLYCHHEGELVGGRGREISADEIVKVISAGADLGIRRVKLTGGEPLLRGDLESILERTPEGVEVSLTTNGVLLAARARSLAEAGLARVNVSLDSLRPAVYAGITGGTAADHRRVLEGIDAALGAGLLPVKVNVVVLRENEGEVWEMVDFARDRGVILQLIELLNLPGRGAAGDIAGIEAALEARADGVVTRDLHRRRKYFLSGAEVEVVRPMDNTEFCAHCSRLRVTSDGRLKPCLLRNDNLVDLAGADLEETKRRIKRAVLLRSPYFCGEGGRGR
- the pssA gene encoding CDP-diacylglycerol--serine O-phosphatidyltransferase, whose translation is MTGIIRLLRLPDLVSILNASLGFSSLLMAAAGRLELSAALIFLAVAADGLDGLLARKVGDGPLGTQIDSLADLVSFGAAPAFLAWSAFGAASAPGWGALGAFYLACGILRLARFNLSPRLLAFEGMPIPGAGGMVAAAVLLAGPLPTALILFATSLLMISSVPYPKFRDPRLFPPVLGLGAAAAAAWALGAVRLSAGIVFLALAGYLGSPVVMEICRRRGKRPPSRRG
- a CDS encoding dihydroneopterin aldolase family protein; amino-acid sequence: MPTEREAAAFEAGIKLGALYHQFVGSPVSAETAESLEVAMEESISLQPFVRSVSVEIDRQMLGRNVFGYGELAGKMLRAEVEIDRHGARVRARLEYDPQADYPLMSLLD